From Thioalbus denitrificans, a single genomic window includes:
- the tssE gene encoding type VI secretion system baseplate subunit TssE, translated as MAESRAQERLLPSLLDRLIDEAPKHKQESRDQAHMSLRRLREAVVRDLTWLFNATNLAEDLDDFPEVRRSVLNYGMPHFTGFTASGMELPALERLIRQVIWDFEPRLLRNTVAVRALIGESRLDHNSISFQITGQLWSEPMPENIYLKTEVDLESGDVTVSEYAGGRDD; from the coding sequence ATGGCTGAATCGCGCGCCCAGGAGCGCCTGCTGCCCTCGCTGCTCGATCGGCTCATCGACGAGGCGCCGAAACACAAGCAGGAGAGCCGTGACCAGGCGCACATGAGCCTGCGGCGCCTGCGCGAGGCGGTGGTGCGCGACCTGACCTGGCTGTTCAACGCCACCAACCTGGCCGAGGACCTCGACGACTTTCCCGAGGTGCGGCGCTCGGTGCTCAACTACGGCATGCCCCACTTCACCGGCTTCACCGCCTCCGGGATGGAGCTGCCGGCGCTGGAGCGGCTCATCCGCCAGGTCATCTGGGACTTCGAGCCGCGCCTGCTGCGCAACACCGTGGCCGTGCGCGCCCTGATCGGGGAGAGCCGCCTGGACCACAACTCCATCTCCTTCCAGATCACCGGCCAGCTCTGGTCCGAACCGATGCCGGAGAACATCTACCTCAAGACGGAGGTGGATCTCGAGAGCGGGGACGTGACCGTTTCCGAGTATGCCGGCGGGAGAGACGACTGA
- the tssF gene encoding type VI secretion system baseplate subunit TssF yields the protein MDPRLLKYYNQELQYIRDMGGEFAREYPKIAARLSLDGFECTDPYVERLLEGFAFLAARVQLKLDAEFPHFTQHLLEMVYPHYLAPTPSMAVVQFQPDPGEGSLADGFTLPRQSVLRSVLGRNEQTPCEYRTAQEVTLWPLELARAEYFTGTGPVAGGILPDPRRIKSGLRLRLRATAGLTFDKIALDRLPLHLRGTDEVPTHLLEQILAHTTAVAVQSAASPAPWGELLPAGSVGQPGFGDAEALLPHGPQSFQGYRLLAEYFAFPSRFMFVELTGLGAALRRCTEAEADVILLFDRPDPVLENRVGTDQFALFCSPVVNLFPKRCDRIHLGDHVPDHHVVPDRTRPMDFEIHTVTGVEGYGVGSSNRQDFMPFYALGEPSLGNRSRSYYTVRRVPRALSEQQHRTGTRSSYVGHELYLALVDADEAPYRGDLRQLAVSALCTNRDLPLHLRMGLGATDFTLESGAPVKAVRCVAGPTRPRPTTAEGEMAWRLISHLSLNYLSLADSDPEQGAAALRELLGLYGDTHTAHIHKQVEGVKSIAAVPVVRRLPATGPITFGRGLEVTVTFDEGAFEGASVFLLGAVLEQFFAKYVSINTFSETVIRTLDRGEVMRWPPRIGRRQQI from the coding sequence ATGGATCCCCGCCTGCTCAAGTACTACAACCAGGAGCTGCAGTACATCCGCGACATGGGGGGCGAATTCGCCCGCGAGTACCCGAAGATCGCCGCCCGCCTGAGCCTGGACGGCTTCGAGTGCACCGATCCCTACGTGGAGCGGCTGCTGGAGGGGTTCGCCTTCCTGGCCGCCCGCGTGCAGCTCAAGCTCGACGCGGAGTTTCCCCACTTCACCCAGCACCTGCTGGAGATGGTCTATCCCCACTACCTGGCGCCCACCCCCTCGATGGCGGTGGTCCAGTTCCAGCCCGATCCCGGCGAGGGCTCCCTGGCGGACGGCTTCACCCTCCCGCGCCAGAGCGTGCTGCGCAGCGTGCTCGGCCGCAACGAGCAGACACCCTGCGAGTACCGCACCGCCCAGGAGGTCACCCTGTGGCCGCTGGAGCTGGCCCGGGCCGAGTACTTCACCGGCACCGGCCCGGTGGCCGGCGGCATCCTGCCGGACCCCCGGCGCATCAAGTCGGGACTGCGCCTGCGCCTGCGCGCCACCGCCGGGCTCACCTTCGACAAGATCGCCCTGGACCGCCTGCCCCTGCACCTGCGCGGCACCGACGAGGTCCCCACCCATCTCCTGGAGCAGATCCTCGCCCACACCACGGCGGTGGCGGTCCAGTCCGCCGCGAGCCCCGCGCCCTGGGGCGAGCTGCTCCCCGCCGGCAGCGTGGGACAGCCGGGATTCGGCGACGCCGAGGCGCTGCTGCCCCACGGCCCCCAGTCGTTCCAGGGCTACCGGCTGCTGGCGGAGTACTTCGCCTTCCCGAGCCGGTTCATGTTCGTGGAGCTGACCGGCCTGGGCGCGGCCCTGCGCCGCTGCACCGAGGCGGAGGCGGATGTCATCCTGCTCTTCGACCGCCCCGATCCCGTGCTCGAGAACCGGGTGGGAACCGACCAGTTCGCCCTGTTCTGCAGCCCCGTCGTCAACCTCTTTCCCAAGCGCTGCGACCGCATCCACCTGGGCGATCACGTGCCGGATCACCACGTGGTCCCCGACCGCACCCGGCCCATGGACTTCGAGATCCACACGGTGACCGGGGTGGAGGGCTACGGCGTCGGGAGCAGCAACCGGCAGGATTTCATGCCCTTCTACGCCCTGGGCGAGCCGAGCCTGGGCAACCGCAGCCGCTCCTACTACACGGTGCGCCGGGTCCCGCGCGCGCTGTCCGAGCAGCAGCACCGCACCGGCACCCGCTCCAGCTACGTGGGCCACGAGCTCTACCTGGCCCTGGTGGACGCCGACGAGGCGCCCTACCGCGGCGACCTGCGCCAGCTGGCGGTGAGCGCGCTGTGCACCAACCGCGACCTGCCGCTGCACCTGCGCATGGGCCTGGGAGCGACCGACTTCACCCTGGAGTCCGGCGCGCCGGTGAAGGCGGTGCGCTGCGTGGCCGGGCCGACCCGGCCCCGGCCCACCACCGCCGAGGGCGAGATGGCCTGGCGCCTCATCAGCCACCTCTCCCTGAACTACCTGTCCCTGGCGGACAGCGACCCGGAACAGGGCGCGGCGGCCCTGCGCGAGCTGCTCGGCCTCTACGGGGACACCCACACCGCCCACATCCACAAGCAGGTGGAGGGCGTGAAGAGCATCGCCGCCGTGCCGGTCGTCCGGCGGCTGCCGGCCACCGGCCCCATCACCTTCGGGCGCGGCCTGGAGGTGACCGTGACCTTCGACGAGGGCGCCTTCGAGGGCGCCAGCGTGTTCCTGCTCGGCGCGGTGCTGGAGCAGTTCTTCGCCAAGTACGTCTCCATCAACACCTTCTCGGAGACGGTAATCCGGACCCTCGATCGGGGAGAGGTGATGCGATGGCCGCCGCGGATCGGACGCCGTCAGCAAATCTAG
- the tssG gene encoding type VI secretion system baseplate subunit TssG has protein sequence MAAADRTPSANLDFTRLLEQEPWRFSFYQALRRLEAAHAGRPRIGTARRSGDDLVRLGQEPTMAFPPATVSGFEAGRGGRPPWLRVQFLGLLGPNGALPLHLTEFARDRLRNHDDPTFSRFLDLFHNRMLALFYRAWAEAQPTVSYDRPETDHFALFIGALFGLGQPALRGRDAMPDGAKLHFAGRLAPHARNPEGLAAILLGFLGMPVAIREFIGHWLTLPANGRLRLGESPVTGTLGRGTVIGARVWDRQSKFRIILGPLSLAQYRRLLPGGETLPRLVAVVRNYVGDELQWDANLVLRREEVPGLALGRAGQLGWTTWLSSGTPARDADDLHLEPMAYAE, from the coding sequence ATGGCCGCCGCGGATCGGACGCCGTCAGCAAATCTAGACTTCACGCGGCTGCTGGAGCAGGAGCCCTGGCGCTTCAGCTTCTACCAGGCCCTGCGCCGGCTGGAGGCGGCCCATGCCGGGCGCCCGCGCATCGGCACCGCGCGGCGCTCCGGCGACGACCTGGTGCGCCTGGGCCAGGAGCCGACCATGGCCTTCCCGCCCGCCACCGTGTCGGGCTTCGAGGCGGGCCGCGGAGGCCGGCCGCCGTGGCTGCGGGTGCAGTTCCTTGGCCTGCTGGGGCCCAACGGCGCCCTGCCCCTGCACCTGACCGAGTTCGCCCGGGACCGCCTGCGCAACCACGACGACCCCACCTTCTCCCGCTTCCTGGACCTGTTCCACAACCGCATGCTGGCGCTGTTCTACCGCGCCTGGGCGGAGGCCCAGCCCACCGTCAGCTACGACCGCCCGGAAACGGACCACTTCGCCCTGTTCATCGGCGCCCTGTTCGGGCTCGGCCAGCCCGCCCTGCGCGGGCGCGACGCCATGCCCGACGGCGCCAAGCTGCACTTCGCCGGGCGGCTCGCCCCCCATGCCCGCAACCCCGAGGGGCTGGCGGCCATCCTGCTCGGCTTCCTGGGCATGCCGGTGGCCATCCGCGAGTTCATCGGCCACTGGCTGACCCTGCCCGCGAACGGCCGCCTGCGCCTCGGCGAGAGCCCGGTCACGGGCACCCTGGGGCGGGGCACGGTGATCGGCGCGCGGGTGTGGGACCGGCAGTCGAAATTCCGCATCATCCTCGGCCCCCTGAGCCTGGCGCAGTACCGGCGCCTGCTGCCCGGCGGCGAAACCCTGCCGCGGCTGGTGGCGGTGGTGCGCAACTACGTGGGCGACGAGCTGCAGTGGGACGCGAACCTGGTGCTGCGCCGGGAGGAGGTGCCGGGCCTCGCCCTCGGCCGGGCCGGACAGCTCGGCTGGACCACCTGGCTGAGCAGCGGCACGCCGGCCCGTGACGCCGACGATCTGCACCTCGAACCCATGGCCTATGCTGAATAA
- the tssH gene encoding type VI secretion system ATPase TssH yields MAEISRVALFGKLNEVGYKAIESATLFCKMRGNPYVELVHWLHQILQLQDSDLHRIIKHFELEPSRLAKDFTAALDRLPRGSTSISDLSSHLEEAVERGWVYGTLLFGEAQIRTGHLLVGLVKTGGLRHELLAISREFDKVKLDDLTDHFHNIVGGSPEERLATSDGSRLAAAEGAAGGEGGLAPAAMGKQEALARFSVDLTERARKGEIDPIVGRDEEIRQIVDILMRRRQNNPIITGEAGVGKTAVVEGFALRIAAGDIPPSLTDVTLRTLDIGLMQAGASMKGEFENRLRQVIEEVQSSPKPIILFIDEAHTLIGAGGTAGTGDAANLLKPALARGTLRTIAATTWSEYKKYIEKDPALTRRFQVIQIDEPTEDKAILMVRGVASTLEKHHQVQILDEGLEAAVRLSHRYIPARQLPDKAVSLLDTSAARVAISQHAVPAEVEDCRRRIEALDTELEIIAREQAVGIDTAAREEAARKKLAAEHERLATLEERWNGEKALVGNILDLRARLRGAVGKVEGAASELEQAAEAAAAGTGAGTDPEGAGPAADGAALLEELRGLQHQLTELQGESPLILPTVDAQAVASVVSDWTGIPMGRMVHNEIEAVLHLADTLNQRVIGQRHALEMVARRIQTSRAQLENPNKPIGVFMLCGPSGVGKTETGLALAEALYGGEQNIITINMSEYQEAHTVSTLKGAPPGYVGYGEGGVLTEAVRRKPYSVILLDEVEKAHPDVHEMFFQIFDKGWMEDSEGRRIDFRNTLILLTSNVGSDLIMNLCRDPELMPEAEGIAQSLREPLLKVFPAALLGRLIVVPYYPLSDEMLAEITKLQLGRIQKRVEENHRIPFTYDEAVVKLVGSRCTEVESGARMVDAILTNTVLPAISQEVLNRMLADQPIARVHVGVEEGNLTYAFE; encoded by the coding sequence ATGGCTGAAATCAGTCGCGTTGCCCTGTTCGGCAAGCTCAACGAGGTGGGCTACAAGGCCATCGAGAGCGCCACCCTGTTCTGCAAGATGCGGGGCAACCCCTACGTGGAGCTGGTGCACTGGCTGCACCAGATACTGCAGCTGCAGGACTCCGACCTGCACCGCATCATCAAGCACTTCGAGCTGGAGCCCAGCCGCCTGGCCAAGGACTTCACCGCGGCGCTCGACCGCCTGCCGCGCGGCTCCACCTCCATCTCGGATCTCTCCAGCCACCTGGAGGAGGCGGTGGAGCGGGGCTGGGTCTACGGCACCCTGCTGTTCGGCGAGGCCCAGATCCGCACCGGCCACCTGCTGGTGGGGCTGGTCAAGACCGGCGGGCTGCGCCACGAGCTGCTGGCCATCTCCCGGGAATTCGACAAGGTCAAGCTCGACGATCTCACCGATCACTTCCACAACATCGTCGGCGGCTCCCCGGAGGAGCGACTCGCCACCAGCGACGGCAGCCGGCTCGCCGCCGCGGAGGGCGCGGCCGGCGGCGAAGGGGGGCTGGCGCCGGCGGCCATGGGCAAGCAGGAGGCCCTGGCGCGCTTCTCGGTGGACCTCACCGAGCGGGCCCGCAAGGGGGAGATCGACCCCATCGTGGGCCGCGACGAGGAGATCCGCCAGATCGTCGACATCCTCATGCGCCGGCGCCAGAACAACCCCATCATCACCGGCGAGGCGGGGGTGGGCAAGACGGCGGTGGTGGAGGGCTTCGCCCTGCGCATCGCCGCCGGTGACATCCCCCCCTCCCTCACCGACGTCACCCTGCGCACGCTGGACATCGGCCTGATGCAGGCCGGCGCCAGCATGAAGGGCGAGTTCGAGAACCGCCTGCGCCAGGTGATCGAGGAGGTGCAGTCCTCGCCGAAGCCCATCATCCTGTTCATCGACGAGGCCCACACCCTCATCGGCGCCGGCGGCACGGCCGGCACCGGCGACGCGGCCAACCTGCTCAAGCCGGCGCTGGCGCGGGGAACGCTGCGCACCATCGCCGCCACCACCTGGAGCGAGTACAAGAAGTACATCGAGAAGGACCCGGCCCTCACCCGCCGCTTCCAGGTGATCCAGATCGACGAGCCCACCGAGGACAAGGCCATCCTCATGGTGCGCGGCGTGGCCAGCACCCTGGAGAAGCACCACCAGGTGCAGATCCTGGACGAGGGGCTGGAGGCGGCCGTGCGCCTCTCCCACCGCTACATCCCGGCCCGCCAGCTGCCCGACAAGGCGGTCAGCCTGCTCGACACCTCCGCGGCGCGGGTGGCCATCAGCCAGCACGCCGTTCCGGCGGAGGTGGAGGACTGCCGGCGCCGCATCGAGGCGCTGGACACGGAGCTGGAGATCATCGCCCGGGAGCAGGCCGTGGGCATCGACACCGCCGCCCGCGAGGAGGCGGCGCGCAAGAAGCTGGCGGCCGAGCACGAGCGCCTGGCGACCCTGGAGGAGCGCTGGAACGGGGAGAAGGCCCTGGTGGGGAACATCCTCGACCTGCGCGCCCGGCTGCGCGGCGCGGTGGGCAAGGTGGAGGGCGCCGCCAGCGAGCTGGAGCAGGCCGCCGAGGCCGCGGCCGCCGGGACCGGCGCCGGGACCGATCCGGAGGGGGCGGGGCCCGCCGCCGACGGCGCGGCCCTGCTGGAGGAGCTGCGCGGCCTGCAGCACCAGCTCACCGAGCTGCAGGGGGAGAGCCCGCTGATCCTGCCCACCGTGGACGCCCAGGCGGTGGCGAGCGTGGTCTCCGACTGGACCGGCATTCCCATGGGCCGCATGGTGCACAACGAGATCGAGGCGGTGCTGCACCTCGCCGACACCCTCAACCAGCGGGTCATCGGCCAGCGTCACGCCCTGGAGATGGTCGCCCGCCGCATCCAGACCTCCCGCGCCCAGCTGGAGAATCCCAACAAGCCCATCGGCGTGTTCATGCTCTGCGGCCCCTCGGGTGTGGGCAAGACCGAGACCGGCCTGGCGCTGGCCGAGGCCCTCTACGGCGGCGAGCAGAACATCATCACCATCAACATGAGCGAGTACCAGGAGGCCCACACCGTCTCCACCCTGAAGGGGGCGCCCCCCGGCTACGTGGGCTACGGCGAGGGCGGCGTGCTCACCGAGGCGGTGCGGCGCAAGCCCTACAGCGTGATCCTCCTCGACGAGGTGGAGAAGGCCCATCCAGACGTCCACGAGATGTTCTTCCAGATCTTCGACAAGGGCTGGATGGAGGACTCCGAGGGCCGCCGCATCGACTTCCGCAACACCCTCATCCTGCTCACCTCCAACGTCGGCTCGGACCTGATCATGAACCTGTGCCGGGACCCGGAGCTGATGCCCGAGGCCGAGGGCATCGCCCAGTCGCTGCGCGAGCCCCTGCTGAAGGTCTTCCCCGCGGCGCTGCTGGGGCGGCTCATCGTCGTCCCCTACTACCCGCTGAGTGACGAGATGCTGGCCGAGATCACCAAGCTGCAGCTCGGGCGCATCCAGAAGCGGGTGGAGGAGAACCACCGCATCCCCTTCACCTACGACGAGGCGGTGGTCAAGCTGGTGGGCAGCCGCTGCACCGAGGTGGAGAGCGGCGCGCGCATGGTGGACGCCATCCTCACCAACACCGTCCTGCCCGCCATCAGCCAGGAGGTCCTCAACCGCATGCTGGCCGACCAGCCCATCGCCCGGGTGCACGTGGGCGTGGAGGAAGGCAACCTGACCTATGCGTTTGAGTGA
- a CDS encoding CHAP domain-containing protein — MGQGRVPGTLNPEALSVDLDDGTLARASTPPPGPVPSAKGGHSKDGPTESLGDRVVAYARQRLGQRVGDGQCFALVDNALRSAGARSAADYGEVSADADYVWGSSVALSGLQAGDLVQFRDYDYTVTRVTTTDTAVDTEEEGGDRPHHSAIVETVHGDGTVTVLEQNAPDGSPVTRTRLYFLSGTRQEGNTAITITVNGTFRFYRPQPRD, encoded by the coding sequence ATGGGACAAGGCCGCGTTCCCGGCACCCTCAACCCCGAGGCCCTCTCCGTGGACCTGGATGACGGCACCCTCGCCCGCGCGTCCACGCCGCCGCCCGGACCGGTGCCCAGCGCCAAGGGCGGCCACAGCAAGGACGGTCCCACCGAGTCCCTCGGCGACCGGGTGGTCGCCTACGCCCGCCAGCGCCTCGGCCAGCGGGTGGGCGACGGCCAGTGCTTCGCCCTGGTGGACAACGCGCTGCGCAGCGCCGGGGCCCGCTCCGCCGCCGACTACGGCGAGGTGTCGGCCGACGCCGACTACGTGTGGGGCAGCTCGGTGGCGCTCTCCGGCCTGCAGGCGGGGGACCTGGTGCAGTTCCGCGACTACGACTACACGGTGACGCGGGTGACCACCACCGACACCGCCGTGGACACCGAGGAGGAGGGGGGCGACCGGCCCCACCACAGCGCCATCGTGGAGACGGTGCACGGCGACGGCACCGTGACCGTGCTGGAGCAGAACGCCCCGGACGGGAGCCCGGTCACGCGCACCCGGCTCTACTTCCTCAGCGGCACGCGGCAGGAGGGCAACACCGCCATCACCATCACCGTCAACGGCACCTTCCGCTTCTACCGCCCCCAGCCGCGGGACTGA
- a CDS encoding YkgJ family cysteine cluster protein — protein sequence MAEPFDIRLRVGGETLRLSGEADATPVRLAEVLPLLYGISDALGGVAEREVAARGRTLRCGPGCGACCRQLVPVAGAEAEALAEYVAGLEPDRRRALEARFAAARERLGAAGLLARLQGPPPADPAARRALGLAYFALGLACPFLEAESCSIHARRPAACREYLVTSDPAWCAEPERHPVEMVAPPRRVSRALYRLSADEWQGGAGPADWLPLVLALERPAPVGPEAPRRPAAEHLRRFLAVLAEE from the coding sequence GTGGCGGAGCCCTTCGACATCCGGCTGCGGGTGGGCGGCGAGACCCTGCGCCTGAGCGGCGAGGCGGACGCGACGCCGGTGCGGCTGGCGGAGGTCCTGCCGCTGCTGTACGGGATCAGCGATGCCCTGGGGGGCGTGGCGGAGCGGGAGGTGGCGGCCCGGGGCCGGACGCTGCGCTGCGGACCCGGCTGCGGGGCCTGCTGCCGGCAGCTGGTGCCGGTGGCCGGCGCGGAGGCCGAGGCGCTGGCGGAGTACGTGGCGGGGCTGGAGCCGGACCGGCGGCGGGCGCTGGAGGCGCGCTTCGCCGCGGCCCGGGAGCGGCTCGGGGCCGCCGGCCTGCTGGCGCGGCTGCAGGGGCCGCCCCCGGCCGACCCCGCGGCCCGCCGGGCCCTGGGGCTGGCATACTTCGCCCTGGGCCTGGCCTGCCCGTTCCTGGAGGCGGAGTCGTGCTCCATCCACGCCCGCCGCCCGGCGGCCTGCCGCGAGTACCTGGTCACCTCCGACCCGGCCTGGTGCGCAGAGCCGGAGCGTCACCCGGTGGAGATGGTCGCGCCGCCGCGGCGGGTCTCCCGGGCGCTCTACCGGCTCAGCGCGGATGAATGGCAGGGCGGCGCGGGGCCGGCGGACTGGCTGCCCCTGGTGCTGGCGCTGGAGCGGCCGGCACCGGTTGGGCCGGAGGCGCCGCGGCGGCCTGCCGCCGAGCACCTCCGGCGCTTCCTTGCGGTACTGGCTGAAGAGTGA
- a CDS encoding type VI secretion system contractile sheath domain-containing protein, with protein MPGRIEFEVGFTRPEAEPAVRRRGSGSLRILVLGDFSGRANRGLHGGLEGRPAVAVDLDTLESVQERFAPELRLPLAAGGPVETLRFRSLEAFRPESLVRELAPFRALAELRERLRDPARFEAAAAEFRDRGGGLAAGAPAAAPEPAPEAAPAAEADGDTLARLLGRQPATPSRPRPAAPPPAVDISAFIHDLVAPHVAPAPAPGQALYLEAVETAMGGQLSGLLHHPDFQALEAAWRGLHGLVTGLEGGGEVRVAVLDITLAELAAELEGAGGGAGALERLLVEPADGGAWSLLAGLFEFGADPAALALLGRLGALAGRAGAPFLAAAGSALLGGATPAAVVESPQPLAPEAESAWQALRRSAVAPWLGLAWPRLLLRLPYGAATDPVEGLAYEELPGGPEEGRLLWGSPALACALLIGRAFKARGWEMEPGDVLDLGDLPAYVHEQDGLPRLYPCAGAYFGERVMEAVLVRGVMPLVSWRDRNAVRLARFQSIADPVRALAGPWR; from the coding sequence ATGCCGGGAAGGATCGAGTTCGAGGTCGGCTTCACCCGCCCGGAGGCGGAGCCGGCGGTGCGCCGCCGCGGCAGCGGTTCCCTGCGCATCCTGGTGCTGGGGGATTTCAGCGGCCGGGCCAACCGCGGCCTCCACGGCGGCCTCGAGGGGCGGCCGGCGGTGGCGGTGGACCTGGACACCCTGGAGTCGGTGCAGGAGCGCTTCGCGCCGGAGCTGCGGCTGCCGCTGGCGGCGGGCGGGCCCGTGGAGACCCTGCGCTTCCGCTCCCTGGAGGCCTTCCGCCCGGAGTCCCTGGTGCGGGAGCTGGCGCCGTTCCGGGCCCTGGCGGAGTTGCGCGAGCGGCTGCGGGACCCGGCCCGGTTCGAGGCCGCGGCCGCCGAGTTCCGGGACCGGGGCGGCGGGTTGGCGGCCGGCGCCCCGGCGGCCGCGCCCGAACCAGCCCCGGAGGCCGCCCCCGCGGCCGAGGCCGACGGGGACACCCTCGCCCGGCTGCTGGGCCGGCAGCCGGCGACGCCATCCCGGCCGCGGCCGGCCGCTCCGCCCCCCGCGGTGGACATCAGCGCCTTCATCCACGACCTCGTGGCGCCCCACGTGGCGCCGGCGCCCGCCCCCGGCCAGGCGCTCTACCTTGAGGCGGTGGAGACGGCCATGGGGGGGCAACTCTCCGGGCTGCTCCACCACCCCGACTTCCAGGCCCTGGAGGCCGCCTGGCGTGGCCTGCACGGGCTGGTGACGGGGCTGGAGGGGGGCGGCGAGGTGCGGGTGGCGGTGCTGGACATCACCCTGGCCGAGCTGGCGGCGGAGCTGGAAGGGGCGGGGGGCGGGGCCGGTGCCCTGGAGCGGCTGCTGGTGGAGCCGGCCGACGGCGGGGCCTGGTCGCTGCTGGCGGGGCTGTTCGAGTTCGGCGCCGATCCGGCGGCGCTGGCGCTGCTGGGACGGCTCGGCGCGCTGGCCGGCCGTGCCGGGGCGCCGTTCCTGGCCGCCGCCGGGAGCGCGCTGCTGGGCGGCGCCACGCCGGCGGCGGTGGTGGAGTCCCCGCAGCCCCTCGCCCCGGAGGCGGAATCAGCCTGGCAGGCGCTGCGCCGCAGCGCCGTCGCCCCGTGGCTGGGGCTGGCCTGGCCGCGGCTGCTGCTGCGGCTGCCCTACGGGGCCGCTACCGATCCGGTGGAGGGGCTCGCTTACGAGGAGCTGCCCGGGGGGCCGGAGGAGGGGCGGCTGCTGTGGGGCAGCCCGGCGCTCGCCTGCGCGCTGCTCATCGGCCGCGCCTTCAAGGCGCGGGGCTGGGAGATGGAGCCGGGCGACGTGCTGGACCTGGGGGATCTGCCCGCCTACGTCCACGAGCAGGACGGCCTGCCCCGGCTCTACCCCTGCGCCGGGGCCTACTTCGGCGAGCGGGTGATGGAGGCGGTGCTGGTGCGCGGCGTCATGCCGCTGGTGAGCTGGCGGGATCGCAACGCCGTGCGCCTGGCGCGGTTCCAGTCCATCGCCGACCCGGTCCGGGCCCTGGCCGGTCCCTGGCGCTGA